One genomic region from bacterium encodes:
- the mnmA gene encoding tRNA 2-thiouridine(34) synthase MnmA: MKPLAGRRVLVAMSGGVDSSAAAALLLEQGAVVEGATTKNFCLAETDELPGRSCCSVDAIADARTVCAQLGIPHRVVDETARFREQVIDDFAAAYAAGRTPNPCLRCNSLVRFPRFVEEAAAGGFDAVATGHYARLLALEGRLCLARAIDGEKDQSYFLAAMDPALYARLLFPLGALTKAETRAVARRHGLHVAEKRESQDVCFLGGRSLRDYLGERALLRPGPLLDEQGRRLGEHAGAALLTVGQRHGLGLAAGAPRYVLRVDTGTGEVVVGEAEALIARRLRCGEAWLHPALAGGDGTAIASALTARIRHRGPAQPLRAWRWDGTAFDVDFATPVRAAAPGQSLVLYAGECVVGHGIIERGD, translated from the coding sequence ATGAAGCCCCTGGCCGGCCGCCGCGTCCTCGTGGCGATGAGCGGCGGCGTCGACTCCTCCGCGGCGGCCGCCCTGCTCCTGGAGCAGGGCGCTGTCGTCGAAGGCGCCACCACCAAGAACTTCTGCCTCGCCGAGACGGACGAGCTGCCCGGCCGCTCCTGCTGCTCGGTGGACGCCATCGCCGACGCCCGAACGGTCTGTGCGCAGCTCGGCATTCCCCACCGCGTCGTGGACGAGACCGCCCGCTTCCGCGAGCAGGTGATCGACGACTTCGCGGCTGCCTACGCGGCCGGGCGCACGCCGAACCCCTGCCTGCGCTGCAACTCCCTGGTGCGCTTTCCGCGTTTCGTGGAGGAGGCGGCGGCCGGCGGATTCGACGCCGTCGCCACGGGGCACTACGCGCGCCTGCTCGCGCTGGAGGGCCGGCTCTGCCTGGCCCGCGCGATCGACGGCGAGAAGGACCAGAGCTACTTCCTCGCCGCCATGGATCCAGCGCTCTATGCGCGGCTCCTCTTCCCGCTCGGCGCGCTCACGAAGGCCGAGACGCGCGCGGTGGCGCGCCGCCACGGCCTGCACGTGGCCGAGAAGCGCGAGAGCCAGGACGTCTGCTTCCTCGGCGGGCGCAGCCTGCGCGACTACCTCGGCGAGCGCGCGCTGCTGCGGCCCGGACCCCTGCTCGACGAGCAGGGGCGCCGGCTCGGCGAGCACGCGGGCGCCGCGCTCCTCACCGTCGGCCAGCGCCACGGCCTCGGCCTGGCGGCGGGCGCGCCGCGCTACGTGCTGCGCGTCGACACAGGGACGGGCGAGGTCGTGGTCGGGGAGGCGGAAGCGCTCATCGCCCGCCGCCTCCGCTGCGGTGAAGCCTGGCTGCATCCGGCCCTCGCGGGCGGCGACGGGACCGCGATCGCCAGCGCGCTGACTGCACGCATCCGCCACCGCGGCCCGGCGCAGCCGCTGCGCGCTTGGCGCTGGGACGGTACCGCCTTCGACGTGGACTTCGCGACACCGGTGCGCGCGGCAGCGCCCGGACAGAGCCTCGTGCTCTACGCCGGCGAGTGCGTGGTGGGGCACGGGATCATCGAGCGCGGCGACTGA
- a CDS encoding DUF507 family protein: MRLSEERIEVIAGRLADRLLDEELVDITITERAFLDRLEIWIAQDLEIEEEINEAAVKRLESYSRKIEHGSDEWETLLEKAKEELARARGYVIR; the protein is encoded by the coding sequence ATGAGGCTGAGCGAGGAGCGCATCGAGGTGATCGCCGGCCGGCTCGCCGACCGCCTGCTCGATGAGGAGCTGGTGGACATCACCATCACCGAGCGCGCCTTCCTGGACCGGCTCGAAATCTGGATCGCCCAGGACCTGGAGATCGAGGAGGAGATCAACGAAGCGGCCGTGAAGCGGCTGGAGAGCTACTCCCGCAAGATCGAGCACGGCAGCGACGAGTGGGAGACCCTGCTCGAAAAGGCGAAGGAGGAGCTGGCGCGCGCGCGCGGCTACGTGATCCGATGA
- a CDS encoding DUF507 family protein, producing MRPPRQPPAGGRRQPAARNGHRSPGRVGAFTGRSRSARFSPTRRIMRLSPAKIDYLAHKLVRLMREHDAVAFNIEADELERIIAWEITEELRVEDEIDDEVNTLLDQYERQIAHGDLDQMVLRRKLKQELARKRGYTL from the coding sequence ATGCGTCCTCCCAGGCAACCCCCGGCCGGGGGTCGCCGGCAGCCGGCTGCAAGAAACGGGCACAGGTCGCCGGGCCGGGTCGGGGCCTTTACAGGCCGCAGCCGCTCGGCTAGATTCAGCCCGACGAGGAGGATCATGCGCCTGAGCCCAGCGAAGATCGACTATCTGGCGCACAAGCTGGTCCGCCTGATGCGCGAGCACGACGCCGTCGCATTCAACATCGAGGCCGACGAGCTCGAGCGCATCATCGCCTGGGAGATCACCGAGGAGCTACGCGTCGAGGACGAGATCGACGACGAAGTGAACACTCTCCTCGACCAGTACGAGCGGCAGATCGCGCATGGGGACCTGGACCAGATGGTGCTCCGGCGCAAGCTGAAGCAGGAGCTGGCCCGCAAGCGGGGGTACACCCTATGA